TCCTCAACATCGACCACCCGGACATCGTTGACTTCATCGAGTGCAAGGCCAAAGAGGAAGCCAAGGCTCACGCCCTCATCCAGTCCGGCTACGACGGCTCTTCGCCTGATTCCGACGCCTACAGCTCCATCTTTTTCCAGAATGCCAACAATTCCGTGCGCGTCACCGACGACTTCATGTACGCCGTCACTCGCGACACCGAGTTCTCCACTAAGTCCATCGTGGACGGCCGCGTCATCAACACCTACAAGGCGCCCGAGCTGCTGCGCAAAATCGCCGACGCCACCTGGCACTGCGGCGATCCCGGCATGCAGTTCGATACCACCATCAACCGCTGGCACACTTCCAAGAACACGGCGCGCATCAACGCCTCCAACCCCTGCTCGGAGTACATGTTCCTCGACGACTCGGCCTGCAACCTGGCCAGCCTGAACCTGCTGAAGTTCGCGCCCAGCGGCGCTTTCGACATCGAGGCCTATCGCCGGGCCGTGGACGTGATCATCACCGCGCAGGAAATCATCGTGGACAACGCCGGCTACCCGACCGAGTCCATCATGCGCAATTCGCATGACTATCGCCCGCTCGGCCTGGGCTACGCCAACCTGGGCGCGCTGCTCATGGCCTCCGGCCTGCCTTACGATTCCGACGCTGGCCGCGACTATGCCGCCTGCGTCACCGCCATCATGTGCGGCGAAGCTTATCTGCAGTCATCGCGCATCGCCGAGCTTGCCCAGCCGCTCTCACCTGCCAGCAAGCCAGTTGAAGAACGGCTTGGCGTGAGCTCCGCCGATAACATGCCAGGCGCCGCATGCCCCGGCTGGTACATCAATCGCGAGCCCTTCCTGGACGTGATCCGCATGCACCGCGCATCGGTAAATAATATTGGTTCTTCCTCCGTGAACTCTGTGGTTAAAAACTCACAGCTGCCGGACTTGACCGCCGCCTCCAAGCAGGTCTGGGACGAAGCCCTCGCCCACGGCGAAAAGTTCGGCTATCGCAACTCCCAGGTCACCGTGCTCGCGCCCACCGGCACCATCGGCTTCATGATGGATTGCGACACCACCGGCGTCGAGCCCGACCTCGCCCTGGTGAAATACAAAAAGCTGGTCGGCGGCGGGATGATCAAGATCGTCAACAACACCGTGCCCGCGGCGCTCTTCAAGCTCGCCTACAACCACGACCAGGCCAACGCCATCGTCAGCTACATTGACGCTACCGGCACCATCGAAGGCGCGCCCAATCTCAAGGACGAGCACCTGCCCGTCTTCGATTGCTCCTTCAAACCGGCCAAAGGTACTCGCTCCATCCACTACATGGGACACCTAAAGATGATGGCCGCCGTTCAGCCCTTCATCTCCGGCGCGATCTCCAAGACCGTGAACCTGCCCGAGTCGGCCACAGTTGAAGACATCATGGAAGCCTACATTCAGTCCTGGAAGCAGGGACTGAAAGCGGTTGCCATCTACCGCGACGGCTGCAAGAAGTCCCAGCCGCTCTCCGCCGCCGGCACTGCTACGGCTACATCAAAGAAAGACGACAAATCCTCTGTGACCTCTGTGGCTTCTGTGGTTGAAGAGGATTTGAACGCTCCACCTCGCGCCGTCCGCCACAAACTCCGTGACGAGCGCGCCTCCATCACCCACAAATTCAACATCGCCGGACACGAGGGCTACATCACGGTCGGTCTCTATCCCAACGGCACCCCGGGCGAAATTTTCATCACCATGGCCAAGGAAGGCTCCACCGTCTCCGGCCTGATGGATAGCTTTGCCCTTGCCGTCTCCATCGCGCTGCAACACGGCGTGCCGCTCAAGCTGCTGTGCGAAAAATTCGAGCACACCCGCTTCGAGCCTAGCGGCTGGTCCAACAATCCCGAGCTCGGCTTCGCCAAGTCCATCATGGATTACATCTTCCGCTGGCTGCGCCTGCGCTTCCTCACCGGCCAGCAGCAGATGCTGTTCGAGAACTTCCGCGTCCGGCCGGCCGAACTGCCGGGTGGCCAAACTGGCGCCGCTGACGAATCCGGTCTCGGCGACTCAGCGCTCGACTCGAAACTTGAAGCTCGCAACTCGAAACCAGCCGCCGGTAAGTTCCATGCCGCCGATGCGATGGCAGAGCTTGTGGACTTGGGCGACGCGCCTTCGTGCCACGTCTGCGGCTCGATCATGGTGAGGAACGGCAGTTGCTATCGCTGCATGAGCTGCGGCAGTACGAGTGGCTGCAGCTGATTTGGATTTACTGAGTACTAGCAACTGAGTACTGACAACTGGCTTTAGCTTTGGCAGGGCGTGTGCGGGGCTCCAACCCCCCCCACCCCCTGCCCATCTTTAGAATCACGCGTTTGACCTATGTTTTTCCGCCAGGTCCATCAATGCAGGACGGTTAGAGGAAAAATCCTAGATTCCGAAGCACTTAGCCGCTGGC
The Terriglobales bacterium DNA segment above includes these coding regions:
- a CDS encoding vitamin B12-dependent ribonucleotide reductase gives rise to the protein MSKVTEQTTAVTPSTSTKKKAPGLTFPRYFTKPGVSPYDELEWELRTAQITDAQGGVIFEQQNVEVPKDWSMTATNIVASKYLHGKLGTPERETGVRQLVARVAETIRDWGMADGYFRSAEDAATFHDELAFLLLRQYAAFNSPVWFNVGCDRIEPNSDAQNWHWNHDAQRVEFGVTGYRTPQCSACFINSVKDSLDSILTLAKTEGMLFKWGSGTGTNLSPLRSSTECLSGGGTASGPLSFMKGFDAFAGVIKSGGKTRRAAKMVILNIDHPDIVDFIECKAKEEAKAHALIQSGYDGSSPDSDAYSSIFFQNANNSVRVTDDFMYAVTRDTEFSTKSIVDGRVINTYKAPELLRKIADATWHCGDPGMQFDTTINRWHTSKNTARINASNPCSEYMFLDDSACNLASLNLLKFAPSGAFDIEAYRRAVDVIITAQEIIVDNAGYPTESIMRNSHDYRPLGLGYANLGALLMASGLPYDSDAGRDYAACVTAIMCGEAYLQSSRIAELAQPLSPASKPVEERLGVSSADNMPGAACPGWYINREPFLDVIRMHRASVNNIGSSSVNSVVKNSQLPDLTAASKQVWDEALAHGEKFGYRNSQVTVLAPTGTIGFMMDCDTTGVEPDLALVKYKKLVGGGMIKIVNNTVPAALFKLAYNHDQANAIVSYIDATGTIEGAPNLKDEHLPVFDCSFKPAKGTRSIHYMGHLKMMAAVQPFISGAISKTVNLPESATVEDIMEAYIQSWKQGLKAVAIYRDGCKKSQPLSAAGTATATSKKDDKSSVTSVASVVEEDLNAPPRAVRHKLRDERASITHKFNIAGHEGYITVGLYPNGTPGEIFITMAKEGSTVSGLMDSFALAVSIALQHGVPLKLLCEKFEHTRFEPSGWSNNPELGFAKSIMDYIFRWLRLRFLTGQQQMLFENFRVRPAELPGGQTGAADESGLGDSALDSKLEARNSKPAAGKFHAADAMAELVDLGDAPSCHVCGSIMVRNGSCYRCMSCGSTSGCS